tgttctctggtttgcattttattcttgctattaccttactacaaatctccttaatgcTTACTGACGCTTTCAAGTTATGTTTCCGAAATTGATTTTTCAtcggaaatgatttttatcgtacgaagtttttcaaaccgacgtagtttttaccgctgtactaattcacccctctccccctcccccttcccctcttaatgccgactcttgatcctaatagtagcGACTACGCACCATGGTGGACAAGCAAGCAATGGCCATGCACCGCATTTGTCGCATAGTTTTACCCTGTAATGATATACATGTGAAAGTGAATTATAGTTTTACCATTATAAATCTTATTAATTTCATTTTATATCCTTTTAATAGTTTTGCATTTCAAAAACTTTATTATTCTACTTATAtcctattaaaaaaattatagttttacccctaataaattaaaatttttatttatgtcCTTGATCATAAAATTGaccaatatgatttatttttaattaaatattttgattggatCTGTTTTTTTGGCTATTTGATTAAATTTAGTTTCGATTAATCTGATCAGGAAagtcaaattttttaattaatcgtGACTttgatcaatttttatttttgactTACTTAATTGGGCTAATATTTACTCCAATTCTAGATTACCCAATTAAATAAGGTTGACTGATTTAATTTAAGATTTTATatggaataatatatatatatatatatatgtatatatatatatatgtatatatatatatgtatgtgtgtatatatatatatatatatatatatatatatatatatatatatatatatatatatatatatatatatatatatacatatatatatatatatacatatatatatatatacatatatacatatatatatatatacatatatacatatatatatatatacatatatacatatatatatatatatatatatatatatatatatatatgtatgtatctatatatacatatatatatatatgtatgtatatatatatgtatatatatatatatgtatatatatatacatatatatatatatatatacatatgtatatatatatatatatatatatatatatatatatatatatatatatacatatatatgtatgtatatatatatatatatatgtatatatatatacatatgtatatatatatacatacatatatatatatatatatatatatacatatatatatgtatgtatatatatatatatatacatacatatatatatgtatatatatatatatatatatatgtatatatatatgtatgtatatatatatatatatatatatgtatatatatatatatatatgtatgtatatatatatacatacatatatatatatatatatatatatatatatatatatatatatatatatatatatatatatatatatatacatacatacatatatatatatatatatatatatatatatatatacatacatacatatatatacatatatatatatatacatatatatatatatatatgtatgtatgtatatatatatatatatatatatatatatatatatatatatatatatatatatatatatatatgtatgtatgtatatatatatatatatatatatatatatatatatatatatatatatatatatatatatatatatatatatatatatagttcttttatattttttatgtgttgtattttttcatgtgataattaaactccaattattatttttgggtATTTATTTAGTTCTTTACATGTATATTCTTAAATATTATgaaattacatttatttttacataaattcaagattaatatacaataattatcatgattattattttattattattgagtaTTTTTAGCATAAATTATATTAAAGGAtacttaattaatattatttataatttatatccctaagttttatcttatTGGTAACTACCAAAGTGACTTAGAATAGTAAGCTtatgaaatataaattataataaatatttgatCATTTATTAgatattgatattttatattactGTATTGGTCTTATAGTCACCAATGTGACATggactaataacttataaaattatattaaagaattaatCTTGAATGATATTAatgaaataatattcacaatgacatatataattaagagatttagataatcgcaaaggaaaatctactttcAATAAATATGTGATGGggtatgatgatattgttttagatATCGTTATCGTTTAAGGTTATATTAGCAATATTATTCtataaggatggtatcagtcttcCATAGAAaattttgagtgaacactagatatatcaatattttacccaaaggtaaaatataaatgatatcaatagttcatcgtattttgaaaacttaaagtattaatattattttatattttacaataGTACTTCCTTTCGTACACTCTTACGCTTTCAATTTCGCTGTATTCTTTGGTTTAAATTATTTAGAATGGTTAGAGTATGTGCGATTCACACTTGGCACATTAGATCTTGACTTAGCATTACTTATTGAAAGGTCTATAGACTTGATTGATAAAAGTACTATGGAACAAATTAATAAAATGAATACCTAAGAAAGATATAATATGTTTAGTTTAATGTTTATAAGAATGacgattgcaaataacataaatacTTTATTATTAACTAAAACTTAACGCATAAGAATATTTAAGGGTtattgaagatagatttaaatctactGATAAATCGTTGGTTGACACATTAATAAAAGAACTGATTACTACTTAGTATGATGATGCTTAAAGGATTCATGATCACATCATCAATATTACTAATAAGGCAatgaaacttaaaacattaggcatgaatattGATAAATATTTCTTCGTGCagttcattcttaattctcttccttcttagtTTAACCCAATTAATATTtactataatataaataaggataAATGAGACTTGAATGAGATAACTAGTAtaggtgttcaggaagaattaaaattaaaacaggaaaaatctcataatattttgactactactcaaggagttggtaagaaaaaaaagaagattgaaGAATCATCCATCAAATAAATTTATCGGGTTTAGAAATATTaagcagactaatgaaaagaaaactATCATAGTAAAATGctacttttgtggcaagaaaggatatCTGTAAAGGTTAAATGCAAGACttagttcgaaaagaaaggtataaactTGATCGTTCTGTATTTTGAATCAAACATTATATAAGTTCCTTATAATAATTTATGCATTGATTTTGTTGCTTTAACTTATGTTATCACTAATATGCAAGGATTTTTTTTAACCCAAAAACTAAAAGAACATGACAaatttgaaattatgagaaattatctcaaagcaaaaataatattaataggaACTTATCACCAATGCTCAAAGATGGATCATTTGATAGATCTTGCTGACACATGTTATTTTTctactatttttgaaaatttagtttttctatatagaattgatgagttaggatattgtctttcttttggtaataaTAAACTctgtatattttattatttaataaaaatttattatgaaattcTATATGATGGTTTGTATATTGTTAATTTATATCGAGTTTTTATAGTTATTAgtgaccctgcaatcaaatgttggattaaaacatagtttcaataataaaagatcttctatattataGTATAAAAGATTGGggtatatctccaaggaaagaattaaaaatttagtaaagaaTAATATTTTGGAAGATTTAAACTTTgttgattttgatattttaagAATACAAAGAAAAATACTATAAGAATTAAAgagctccttgagattattcataccgaTATTTACGGACCACtctatattccttgttttagtggagaaaaatattttatcacattTTTAGATAACCTGTccacatatctatatatatacatgaaaatCCATAAGCATTTAACACTGTTGAAGTTTATGTAAATGATATCGAGAGAcaattcaataaaaaaagttaaaattatcaaacTTGATATGAGTGGTGAATTTTATAATAGATATGATAAATCTAATCAGAATATTAGTCTTTTGACTAGATTCCTAGAAAAATGATATATTTGTGTTCAGTATGTATTACTAGGTGTGTCATAGCAGAATGATGTTGTTGAAAGACTAAATCATAATTTTATGGATatgattaggagcatgatgagctaTTCTCTGTATTTAGGTCAATATAGGCTAAAGCTCTTAGGATagctatatatatattgaaaagggTTCCTACTAACTGGTTCCATCAACTCTATTGGAGTTATGGATGGATAAAAAATCTAGTACGAGACATCTATATAATTGAGGGTGTTGTACAAAGATAAAAATCTtaaattcatatataaaaaaattagatctaAGAATtatttctagatattttattagttatccaaaaaaatttaagggatatattttattattctaaATATAGTATGCGATAGTAAAATTTagtaatgcaagattattagaaaATGTTAAAATCAATATGAgtaaaaaatctcgaaggatcaatTTTTGATATCGAGGAGATATAGGTTAATTCTCctttatcatctcctattcgagagattgttgcttCTCAAATCACTAAGAGAATTGATgagggtaaataataaaaaaacattgatgaactctcacatgatgttgatgtcgctatTGATGATCTTATAGAACAATCACAACCGATAGTTTTGAGAAAatctcaaaggaaaaaaaatatcatttctgatgattatatggtatatctacaagaattagatTATGACATGTGAATAAAAAGggaccccttatcattttcacaatttatgaaaattaatgattttaaaaagtgaTATGATATGATGAAAGAATAGTTAAAATCGATGGACCAAAATAGTGTCTAGATACTTGTTGAATTGCCTAATAATTATAAAACATGACTTGTGCTCAAAGGATAACTTAAATGAGTCCTTAAAATAAAACATGACTTAATGGATAAAGATTTTTATCATAAAGATGACTTGtgcccaaaggtttttctcagaaagaAGACATCGACTATAACAAGACATTTTCTttagtttctaaaaaggactcattgaggatatgaaaatattaatagctcattatgatcttgagttacatcatatggatatgaaaataatatttctaaatgtggatttagatgaggaaatctatatggaataacAACCTAAaggtttttataaaaaaaaaaaaaaaaagagttgggCTTACaaacttgaaaaatttatttatggccttaaacaagcttttgaataatgataTATAAACTTTTATGATACCattattttcttcaaatttaagaaaaatattatttatcagtTCATATATATCTGAAGATTAGTggaagcaagtttattatattggtcttatatgtgtatGATATTTTACTTGTTGGTAATTATCTTGTTTTTTTACAAAACAAATATATTTCTCACTGTAAATTTTAatgtggttgatatgaatgatgcAACGTATGTTATTGATATTGAGTTATTCaatgatagatctcaaggattgccAGGACTTTCTCCGAAAGAATATATTGACCGAGTCTTAGAGAGATTTAATATATAGTTTTGGCTAATGAtacacctattactagaggtgaaagatTCAATCAAAGTTagtgtccgaaaaatgatttagaaataaatcaaataaaggaTATTTCATATGCATGCGTAGtcgaaagtctattatatgctcaaatttATACAAGACCATATATCAATTTTACGATTGTAATACTAggtaaatatcagagcaatttagGAATAGAACATTAAAAAGCtagaaagaaagtaatgagatgtaTGTAGGGGATAAAAGATTACACGCTCACATATAGAAAGTCAGATCAGCTTGATGTAATAGGATATTTAGATACTAATTTTGTAAATTATCTCGATAGTAGGGAGTACATTTTAAGATTTATATTCATCTTAGTTGGAGATGTAATTTCTAGAAAAAGTATAAagtaatcgcttattgcatcatcaataatGGATGTTGAATTTATAACATACTTTGATGTCACAAATCAAACTTTATAGCTACGAAATTTCATATCAGGACTCAGTGTGGTTGACTCAATTGTCAGACCactaaagatattttatgataacactATAATAGTTTTCTTAtctaagaatgataagtactctagtggttataaacatattaagataaaatacttgatggttagataaagagtccagaaacaacatGTATTAATTGAAAATAAGAGTATCACCTTAATGATTGCTGATTCATTTACTAAAGTTTTgtaatctaaaatattttaaagaatatATCATTAGATCGAGACTTATGAGCAAATCATCAAAGATATAGTGATGCATATTTAGGTAGATGCTATTATTgattttttacttaattaaagttatttggtttatgcatattataattgaatgtaataatatgattgttttgataagataaattttaggggtcattatggactctattaggaaagactaataatgtTATTGTACATAAAAGGGAGTATGAGATTGATGACATATAATCGTTATGACTTACATTGGTAGTTAggattaatatagtattattatacctattaaaattattagcttgttttaaaatttgtgaccatgtataaaataatttttaaaattttttagaatCCAACTAGGTAAAgttgttttcaaacaaattttgatttggaatttcttttatatatTACTAATTAATGAGTCAAGTGGGAGAATCTTAGATTATGTAATActatttaattatgtaagatatattatatatctgaTTGGATTCTGATAACGATTATCAACTAATAGAAAGGAAGTTCAATTATTgtatgattccttaggagatgagATATTATAGTTCTTCTCTCATCTCCCCTTATCCCTAATCTATGGATTATAGGATCATGTAAACGATAGAAAGAAATGAAAATATGAGTCTAGTTGTTTTTACATATCATTATCACTATAATTTTTAAATCCGATGATGATACCCTTATAGATCCTCACATATCAAAGAAAGATTTTTTAGATGATATCAAAATGTATGCATTAAAAATTGATCTATTATTAGTTAATTTCAATCCAGACATTATTACTTTTTGATATAGTGATAAGATTCTTTATGGTTACatagaaagaagaaagaatagATGTTCTTTCAATCACGAAAGCAGTAGTGGACTTATAGTCATCTTATTTATATTGTTATTATTCTCTTTTCTTCTCATTTGTTTCTTGATTTAGACTTTATATTGTGTTTTTTTCTCCAAATATTTCAAGTAGGgataattttctcatttttttaataataataataatcagattGCAAGTTTGGTTGGGAGATTTCAAGCATATGatatgatacatggatgataatttttaatattattatctaAAAGTGTCAGACCCATGGTTTTGGTAAGCGAAAATTAGGTATTAAATATGATGGATTGATAAAGTAGTGGTTACCTCATACCACTATGAATTAAATCGTTAAACCATACCGAAACCAGTAACGATTTTGATGGCCTATAAGCTTTGAGAGGTTTGGATTAGTTTTAACAGAAatttgattattttcaaaattttagaaTGTGTGATATCAAAGTAACACCTCAAACAAATTTGGAGGACCAAATTTCTTTCCTACATGGGAAGGAAAAATTAGTGTGAGAAAATTAGGTATCGAATATGATGGATTCTTCAAGTTTTCTTGGATCATGAGTTAAGTTGTAAGCTCTACTAGCACTTTGGTAATTCCTAGGTTGAGACAATGATAGCAAGAGTCTATGTATGATTACCTAAAATTAATTGAGGTTTACGAGGGTGTTTAACTAAAATTAATTGGGTATTAGATTACCTATACAAAAATGGAGCACATTGAGATCTTCAGCAATTTATCAAAAAGAAGAACACCATGATTTTTCAGGCATGTAAAGAGATATAACAGTCATTTGTCAGAAATGATTGATGTAAACAAAATCACTCTGCAGCCTCCTTCAGTGGCATTACATGTTCAGGATTAACAGCACAATAAATTAAAAGGCAGCTACAGAAACAGCAAAAATTGTGGTATTATAGCCTCAAAGCATTAAAAAGACTTGAAAGCTCTGAAAATAAAGATCATTACTAGTAAattaaaaatgttgaaaatgagggACGTTGGTCTCAGTTATATTCTCTGCTGTAACTACTTTGTCCAGTGGGCTCTTGCAATGTTTCTGCAGTTCAATATATCTCTGAATGTCAAAACTATGCTTCTGAAATAGTTTCTTTTGTCTTGACAAGAACAGCCTCTTCATAAAGTCTTGGTATGTCGGATCTCTCGATGTAAAAAGGAAGTAGGCATATCCACAAAGAATGCCAGCTGTAGTGGCGAAGAAGGCTATTGGCTCCATGACATCCCATGAGAACTCCCAGAATGTAAGCCGAAAGAAGAGACCAATCTGAACGATTAGGAATCCCAACCCTAACCAAAGTATGCGACGGACTTGCTTGTGAGCAAGCATATcgatttcttgtttcttctcctgCAGCTGCTTCAACTCTTCTCTCCTTGGGTCATTCTCAGGTGTCAAAGAAAGAGGGACAGCCCTTCTTATAAGATCCACAACCTATGGGAAACAGACTAACATGATGAGCATCCAGTTTTTCAGGACATTAACAGTGAGCACAAATTATTGTGTATGTCTGTGAATTGACAAAGAACATGGACTTTAAACCTTGGCAGCAGGTCGATCACATCATCAAAAGCAGTTCATGGACATGATTTCAATACCAAAAGTCTAAAACATGACATAGATGATTTCTTATACTTTTTTCTCAAGAATATTCTGAGAAAGTGTTAAACAAAGTCCATTACCCACATGGTATCCCTGGTCACCTGAGTCAATCAACACAAAAgagaaactgaaaaaaaaaaggttttaatagttctaatttagatTTGCAAGAACGGTAAACTGATAAGCATGGCAAACATTTTAGTGTTACTTATCAAAATCCAGTAAATTTTGAAGTAAAACTTAGCTGTTATATGCAACTGGATAGGAGTGGCACAAGAGAGGACTGTTTTCCAAGTCAGAAAGTAACATGCAGAAATGTAAATTTTAAGTGTGTAATACAAAGTGTGATGCACTATAATTTGAAGTATACCGGGCAACTTAAATTGGACGTGATGTGATCAGACCAATAAGCAAGTACATGAAACATGAAAAGGTTCACCTTTCTATTTTTGACATGTCCAGTAAATGAAGATGATTTCAATTGAAATAACAGAAGTTCCCTAAATGAAACTATAGATAAATAAGAGCTATTACAGATGAAAATTTTGCTTTCTTACACATTAAAATATCCAAAATTATGGCTAACCAGAAAAGCCCAAAGAGAGACTTCAAAAAGCCACGGACAAAAACTAAATGATGGGTAAAAATGAATGATATTTGAGAATTCTAACCACCCTAAGCTGATATCCTGTTCATTAAAGAAACTGAACTGTCACAAAATTTCACAATTATTACGGTCAAACCTGTGCCGCAATGACTAAACAATTAAACCATAAAGCAAGAACATGCAAACTGACTTGTAATTATGTCTTTGGTCTCAGATTATGCATTCCAAACAAAGAATTTACAGATCAGACATTATTTAGGAATATGGAAAGTCATCAATGGTAATTTTTTAAACCACATGATTTGACAGATGTCTTGCAGGAAATGAATGCAGAAGGTAGTTCCCAGTGTTCTCCCATCAACTCAGCCACAGACAAAGTGTGGATCCTCTGTTATACCATATATTCACAAAATTCTGAAGCAACTTATCAGAACTCGTAAACCCACAGGACCGGCATGaataaagatagagaaaattCATAAATTTTGAAGCAACTTAGGGCTAATTACAGATTACCCCTGCAGTTAGACCTCTTTAGCATTTTGATCCCtggacttaaaaaatttacattgaaatccttataattatgaaagtaaaatatctatttttatttACCCTAACACCGTTGGTTTTATCGGCGAAAGCACAAAAATGATGgacaaaaaggtaatttcaacGTCTCAATTATGTTTTCGCTGATGGTGGATGACGACAATGTTGGGGGTCATGGGTAGCTATTGTGGATGAGGGAGAACGATGGTGAGAGGTGAGGCGACGATGCAGATGATAATGCGCCTTGCATTTGCATCGGCACCACTCGGTAACTGAGTCGATGCCAAAGAAGATGCAAAGCGGTGAAAGGGCTGCTAGACATCTGCATCAGTGCCGACACGGATGCAGATGAAGAGCAACGCCACTCAGCATCTGCGTCAGCGCCGACATCGATGCGGGGAAGGTCGACGCCGCTTTGCATCTGCGTTAGCGCATATGCAAATGTTGAGCGGCCGTTTCGCTGCTCTACATCTGCATCGACACAGATGCATATGCCAACTGGTGCATCACTGCATCTGCATCTGCGTCGACATCGATGTAGTTGTTGAGCGACACCGACGCAGATGCAGAGCGTTAGCATCTGTGTTGTCACCTTACCTCTCATCGTTactctccctcctcatccacaacagtcacCCGTGACCTCAGCGATGTCGTTGTCCGCCATCACTGAAAACATAACTGAAACGTTGAAATTAACTTTTTGCCAATTGTTTGTACGCTTTCATCGATAAAACCGATGACGTTAGGATAaatgaagttaaatattttactctCATAACTATAAGGATCgtaatataaatttttgaagttTAGGAACCGGGATGCAAAACTAcatgataatatgtaattagcccatcgAGACTAGCATGAATAAAGTTAGAGAAAACTCATAAATTCTGAAGCAACTTATCAGAACTTCTTAGATCTACTGTTATCCTTTTTGGAATTCTTTACTTGGCATCTAAACAAGGAATCATTAAAGGAAATAAGGAAAGAAAACCAAAATTTTCACTTGGACATCCATCGGCTTCTAAATTCTTTCAGGCACTACGAAGATGTGATCTTTTCTGTTAAAGCACCGAAAGATAGTTATCAAACCCACATGGATAAGACTCATGGACAACAAAATTCAATCTTTCCTCAAACaaaacaaaaatcaaattttGCGCAGGAGAATGAACAAGATCGAATTTTTGGCTCCCATCAATCTAAGGACCACGCAGATGCGACGTGGAAATCAAATAAGGAACGAGCAATCGAAGAAAGGGGCGAGAGGAATTACCTTTTCCGGGTGGAGATATACCTTATCCCTAAACAAGAGGATGACGCCGGCCTCGTCCAAGACGTGGGCGAAGGCTCCGGCCTCCTCCCGAGAGCGGGCCACCCCCATCCCCTCGCACGCCTCCAGGAGCTGCGAGTACCCGATCACCTCCTCCCCGTCCCTCTCCAGCTTCCGCTTGAGCGACTCTACGTTCACCAGTCGCATCAGCCGCTTCGCCTCCGCGAACGTGATCGAGTCCGCTGAGCCACTGCCGCCGGCTCCACCGTTGGCGGAGGGGGAACGGGAACCAGAGTCAGAGAAGGAGGAGCAGAAGAGGATGGCACGAGGGAGGGATGGCAGGATCGAGCGCTTCGCGGGGCGGCAGCTGGTGGTCCCGAGAGAGCCGCCGAGTAGGGTGCGGAAGAGAGAGCGAGCAGACGAGGAAGAGGAGCGCCACATTGCGTTGGTTAGGTGCGCGATGGGCTGAGGGAGAGTGATCGTAATGCGACAAGACTGGTGGAGTCGGGGAAGGGGAAGAAAGAGGGAGGAGTAGGTTTGCGTCAGGGTCGCCCCAGGAAGGGGTCAAAGGCGGAGAACGGGATCACGGGACGATGACAACGTGGTGCGCTGAATCACATTATCGTCACTCCCGGTCAGGATAAGGGAGACGCAGCCAGTGGAATCCGACATCATGGGCCTCCCGACTAGTAATaataccaaacctataagtcatgCCATTTCGATGATGATGAATAATTATTTTCCTACCATCGTTACCACCGATGTCAGTCCCATTCAATCAATTAATCATTTATtgagtcttttttatttttctctctccGAAAACCGCATATACttactttaaaaaaaaagattattgttTTTTTCTCTCATACCAAACCACATATAAGTTGTTTTTATATATAAAGCGAAGGCCACACAATAACCTAATCTTACAAGAAAAATGTGTCCATAGTTTTAGTGTACATACAGTCTCGTACCAGTAGGTGGGACCGGCGGTTGAGGAGAGGAGACGGTACGGAATTCATCGGTTGGTTAGCCCTGGAGAGAGAAATGGGTAGAGAAGGCATGCCAACATTCAATCAGGTGGGAGCGATCCGATCGGGTTTGAGATGGATGACTCGAGCGAAATTTAACGGGTAAGGCTCGGTATGTATACATGAATCGGATTCAGAATGAATTCAACGCCCAGACGATTCGAATTATCAATGGGAAACACGGACGAATCAGGTGGGCCCGCACTTGGGTGGGGCCCTTCAACGCAAGTGGATGACAACGTTGTGCCGTGGCGACACGACACCGGGTCTCCAACCTATCGTCGGTAGTTGATCTACCCAACCCTCGAATAATGACATGCCAAAATAACACCTaagagtagtagtagtagtattcTTTGAGCACCGATTACAATTAAGAGAATAAACGACCCAGTAATTAGGAGAATAAACTCGTAGGAtttatttttgttcatttaatTTGGATAAATAATATCGGATATATATAATAAtctgaataataattttttttgtaaaagataAATAATGAACAATTGAATTCTTGAGAATTTTGCTCGATTAATACGTGAACATATATCATCCATTGTGGGACCCACCTCGTTGGTCAATCATCCACCTCTCATTTTAGTTTAAAGCAGACTTACTCTATAT
This Musa acuminata AAA Group cultivar baxijiao chromosome BXJ1-2, Cavendish_Baxijiao_AAA, whole genome shotgun sequence DNA region includes the following protein-coding sequences:
- the LOC135595922 gene encoding calcium uniporter protein 6, mitochondrial-like, translating into MWRSSSSSARSLFRTLLGGSLGTTSCRPAKRSILPSLPRAILFCSSFSDSGSRSPSANGGAGGSGSADSITFAEAKRLMRLVNVESLKRKLERDGEEVIGYSQLLEACEGMGVARSREEAGAFAHVLDEAGVILLFRDKVYLHPEKVVDLIRRAVPLSLTPENDPRREELKQLQEKKQEIDMLAHKQVRRILWLGLGFLIVQIGLFFRLTFWEFSWDVMEPIAFFATTAGILCGYAYFLFTSRDPTYQDFMKRLFLSRQKKLFQKHSFDIQRYIELQKHCKSPLDKVVTAENITETNVPHFQHF